The Microscilla marina ATCC 23134 genome includes a window with the following:
- a CDS encoding F390 synthetase-related protein translates to MFFKLQILWRLVQLRWRKPRTTKAKQRLQQKLWKRLQKKVLCHSGFYRESAQNKQPLAAYPLMNKARFMANFNAINTHGIEVQEAYNVALKAEQSRDFSPMLGKVTVGLSSGTSGNRGIFLAAQAERAFWVAAVLDRVIGVALKKRKVAFFLRANSNLYDSIKSRVLQFEFFDLYDNLPQHLARLNALKPHILVAQPSMLLELAQALEAGTLHIAPTKVIAVAEVLSPEDRVQLERVFGQTIHQVYQCTEGFLASSCSEGVLHFHEDFLIIEKKYLDESRLRFHPVITDLLRSSQPVVRYELNDIIIEEKACPCGQPTLAIAQIEGRADDVLHFVDTTGNTVKIYPDFLRRAIIFSDEAIQDYTLAQTDLQRLELYIKGQEKSFCQARQGILDLLNKHHIAGVNIVQVQHKHHEKGGKLRRIKQAFNEQNDQN, encoded by the coding sequence ATGTTCTTTAAACTCCAGATTTTATGGCGCTTGGTGCAGCTCCGTTGGCGCAAACCCCGCACGACAAAAGCAAAACAAAGGCTACAGCAAAAGTTATGGAAACGGTTGCAAAAAAAGGTGTTGTGCCACTCAGGTTTTTATCGCGAAAGCGCCCAAAACAAACAACCACTGGCAGCTTATCCTTTGATGAACAAAGCCCGGTTTATGGCAAACTTCAACGCCATCAATACCCACGGAATAGAGGTACAAGAGGCCTATAATGTGGCACTCAAAGCCGAACAATCGCGCGACTTTTCGCCTATGTTGGGCAAGGTTACCGTGGGGCTGTCGTCAGGCACCAGTGGCAACCGGGGCATTTTTCTTGCTGCCCAGGCAGAGCGGGCTTTTTGGGTGGCTGCCGTGCTTGATCGGGTCATTGGGGTAGCTCTCAAAAAACGCAAGGTCGCCTTTTTTTTGCGTGCCAACAGCAACTTGTACGACTCGATAAAGTCGCGGGTGCTACAGTTTGAGTTTTTTGATTTGTATGACAATTTGCCCCAACACCTGGCCCGGCTCAACGCCCTCAAGCCTCATATATTGGTGGCGCAACCCAGTATGCTGCTAGAGCTTGCCCAAGCATTAGAGGCGGGTACCTTGCACATTGCCCCTACCAAGGTAATTGCGGTGGCGGAAGTACTCTCTCCCGAAGACAGGGTTCAACTAGAACGAGTCTTTGGGCAAACCATCCATCAAGTATATCAATGTACTGAGGGGTTTCTTGCCAGTAGTTGCAGCGAGGGCGTATTGCATTTTCACGAAGATTTTCTCATTATTGAAAAAAAATACCTCGATGAGTCACGCTTGCGGTTTCATCCTGTAATTACTGACTTGCTGCGTTCGTCGCAACCTGTAGTACGCTACGAGCTCAATGACATTATTATAGAAGAAAAAGCTTGCCCTTGTGGGCAACCTACCCTTGCCATCGCCCAAATAGAAGGGCGTGCCGATGATGTGTTACATTTTGTCGATACCACAGGGAATACTGTAAAAATTTACCCTGATTTTTTGCGTCGGGCCATCATTTTTTCCGATGAAGCTATTCAAGATTATACGCTTGCTCAAACCGATCTTCAACGCTTAGAACTGTACATAAAAGGCCAAGAAAAAAGTTTTTGTCAAGCCCGGCAGGGTATACTAGACTTGCTCAATAAACACCACATTGCTGGGGTAAACATTGTGCAAGTCCAACACAAACACCACGAAAAGGGGGGTAAATTAAGAAGAATTAAGCAGGCATTCAATGAGCAAAACGACCAAAACTAA
- a CDS encoding Rieske 2Fe-2S domain-containing protein: MFETTAQGLADHWHAVAFAQDLKKKQSFKTKLYGIPLLLWRDTQAQVFAVADVCAHKRAPLAITCFKQNTLTCPYHGWQYKQDGRVCHIPSSPDIDLSKLNASLHTLPIRQANGLLWVYLGKGTPPSKLPLSLADPTKGWQHVQLKKQFDTSEELLIENFMDATHTPFIHRGIIRGHGAPTQHQVQLKVASHQLLASYAETTEKIGVALQLILGKNLRIKHSDAFLLPNLVKVDYAINDVPRFMAVIACNPITEGKTEALVRLSFRFGKLNFLVKRALPWLARKVLAQDFDITQQQFANQKIFAQQKDKSIDGDMMYHKMRLIRRAAQQRQAMTPSESNFKLFL; the protein is encoded by the coding sequence ATGTTTGAAACCACCGCTCAAGGTTTAGCCGACCATTGGCATGCAGTAGCTTTTGCCCAAGACCTGAAAAAAAAACAATCGTTCAAAACCAAGCTTTATGGAATCCCTTTATTGCTTTGGCGCGATACCCAAGCACAAGTATTTGCCGTGGCAGATGTTTGTGCTCACAAACGGGCTCCATTGGCGATAACTTGTTTTAAGCAAAACACCCTTACCTGTCCTTATCACGGCTGGCAGTACAAGCAAGACGGGCGGGTTTGCCATATTCCCAGCTCGCCCGATATAGACCTAAGCAAACTCAACGCCTCACTGCATACTTTGCCAATACGCCAAGCCAACGGCTTGCTCTGGGTTTATTTGGGCAAGGGTACACCTCCCTCCAAGTTACCGCTGTCGCTGGCAGACCCAACCAAAGGCTGGCAACATGTTCAGCTAAAAAAACAATTTGATACCAGTGAAGAATTGCTCATTGAAAACTTTATGGATGCCACCCACACCCCTTTTATCCACCGGGGCATTATCAGGGGGCACGGGGCACCTACTCAGCATCAGGTACAACTAAAAGTAGCCTCTCACCAACTATTGGCAAGTTATGCTGAAACCACCGAAAAAATAGGCGTGGCACTACAGCTTATTCTGGGCAAAAACCTGCGCATCAAGCACAGCGATGCCTTTTTATTGCCCAACCTGGTAAAGGTTGATTATGCCATCAACGACGTTCCTCGGTTTATGGCGGTGATTGCCTGCAACCCCATTACCGAAGGCAAAACGGAGGCTTTGGTAAGGCTTTCATTTCGTTTTGGTAAGCTCAACTTCCTGGTCAAGCGAGCTTTACCTTGGCTTGCCCGCAAAGTACTGGCACAAGACTTTGACATCACCCAACAACAATTTGCCAATCAAAAAATATTTGCCCAACAAAAGGATAAATCTATAGATGGTGATATGATGTACCACAAGATGCGTCTGATCAGGCGGGCAGCCCAACAACGCCAAGCTATGACACCTTCAGAAAGCAATTTTAAACTATTTTTATAA
- a CDS encoding IS110 family RNA-guided transposase encodes MKKHSYIQMGLGMDIAKSDFSACIMGFEGKKKYKVLASSKFSNTPSGFEKYWSWSQKHLGKHDCEDIEYLMEATGVYHENLAWFLYDKSVKVVVALPSQAKDFMKGEGIRSKTDKIDAQGLAKMVLVKDLRAWQPISSSMQALRSLTRHHETIQKDLTQSRNRLHALDYSHNPDKFVAKQLKAQIKFLEKQRDQTHDQIEATVKEDEKLHEKIKHLTSIHGVGLLTAAVVVAETNGFELFTSEKQLTSYAGYDIVENESGTRKGKTKISKQGNAHIRRILCMPAFNAINVEGVFLNLYNRVFERTKEKMKGYTAVQRKLLCMMYTLWKKDEDFDYSINNKTVEEQNALLH; translated from the coding sequence ATGAAAAAACACTCATACATTCAAATGGGTCTGGGCATGGACATAGCAAAATCGGATTTTAGTGCTTGTATCATGGGTTTTGAGGGTAAAAAGAAATACAAGGTTTTAGCCAGTTCCAAGTTCTCTAATACCCCCTCTGGCTTTGAGAAATATTGGAGCTGGAGTCAAAAACACTTGGGCAAGCATGACTGTGAAGATATAGAATACTTAATGGAGGCTACTGGGGTTTATCATGAAAATTTGGCGTGGTTTCTCTATGACAAATCTGTAAAGGTTGTTGTCGCCTTGCCTAGCCAGGCAAAGGACTTTATGAAGGGCGAAGGGATTCGGAGTAAAACTGATAAAATAGATGCTCAAGGGTTAGCTAAAATGGTTCTAGTCAAAGACTTAAGGGCCTGGCAACCAATATCTTCCTCTATGCAGGCATTACGTTCTCTTACCCGTCACCACGAAACTATACAAAAAGACCTTACTCAAAGTCGGAATCGCTTACATGCGCTTGATTATAGTCATAACCCTGATAAGTTTGTTGCCAAACAACTCAAAGCTCAGATTAAGTTCCTCGAGAAACAACGAGATCAAACACATGATCAAATAGAAGCTACAGTCAAAGAAGATGAAAAGCTGCATGAAAAAATAAAACATTTAACCAGTATTCATGGGGTTGGCTTGCTTACCGCAGCAGTAGTTGTCGCCGAAACTAATGGTTTTGAGCTATTTACAAGTGAAAAGCAGCTTACCAGTTATGCCGGGTACGATATTGTGGAAAACGAATCGGGCACCCGCAAAGGAAAAACAAAGATTTCAAAACAGGGAAATGCTCACATAAGGCGTATTTTATGTATGCCAGCATTTAACGCTATAAATGTTGAGGGTGTTTTTCTGAATTTGTACAACCGGGTTTTTGAGAGAACTAAAGAGAAAATGAAAGGCTACACTGCAGTACAACGGAAGCTCTTGTGTATGATGTACACATTATGGAAAAAAGATGAGGACTTTGATTACAGCATTAATAACAAAACTGTAGAAGAGCAAAATGCCCTCCTACACTAG
- a CDS encoding DUF3419 family protein: protein MANRFFTKINYSASNEDSESERQALQLTSNDTVLCISGSGARSLDLLVDTPKKIVSIDFNPAQNYLLELKLAAYHTFDYKAFARFIGLQPCGKRAATYPALAPLLSAQAQAFWAKHPKYIRNGVLYCGTWERLLRSMLRLASPRKKLIEQLMTAPSLEAQRNIWTKKWDNLVWRFYLRFISHQFLWKYVVREPGARLIPAGFNVYDYMQARLDHMGNNFDLKTNHYAHLMLRGKYSPPCILPHHLRPENFDLIKKNIDRVEVVTASLTDYLAESPYQFNAFSLSDFSSYAPPVVYQQIWQGVAKAAAPHARFCERQFLVKRRPEMHCPALKRNTWLEKKLNEEDEAYIYTFCVGVF, encoded by the coding sequence ATGGCAAACCGTTTTTTTACCAAAATTAACTATTCGGCAAGCAACGAAGACAGCGAATCGGAGCGGCAAGCCCTACAGCTGACCTCTAATGACACCGTACTTTGCATTAGTGGCAGTGGAGCAAGATCGCTCGACTTGCTGGTAGATACCCCTAAAAAAATAGTGAGTATTGACTTTAACCCCGCCCAAAACTACCTACTGGAGCTCAAGCTTGCTGCTTACCATACTTTTGACTATAAGGCTTTCGCCCGATTTATTGGTTTGCAGCCTTGCGGCAAAAGAGCGGCTACTTACCCAGCGCTTGCTCCTTTGTTATCGGCGCAAGCCCAGGCATTTTGGGCAAAACATCCCAAATATATCAGAAACGGAGTGCTCTATTGTGGTACTTGGGAGCGATTGCTCAGGAGTATGCTACGGCTGGCAAGTCCCCGCAAAAAACTGATTGAGCAATTAATGACTGCTCCCTCGCTGGAGGCGCAACGTAATATTTGGACAAAAAAATGGGATAACCTGGTGTGGCGGTTTTACCTGAGGTTCATCTCTCACCAGTTTTTATGGAAATATGTGGTGCGTGAACCCGGAGCAAGGCTCATTCCGGCTGGTTTTAACGTGTATGACTATATGCAAGCCCGCCTCGACCACATGGGCAACAACTTTGACCTAAAAACCAACCATTACGCCCACTTAATGCTGCGGGGCAAGTATTCGCCACCCTGCATTTTGCCCCACCACTTGCGCCCCGAAAACTTTGATTTGATCAAGAAAAATATTGATAGAGTAGAAGTAGTCACTGCTTCATTGACCGACTACTTAGCCGAAAGCCCTTACCAATTCAATGCCTTTTCACTCTCCGACTTTTCGTCGTATGCCCCACCTGTAGTATACCAACAAATATGGCAAGGGGTGGCAAAGGCTGCGGCACCTCATGCGCGTTTTTGCGAGCGGCAGTTTTTAGTCAAGAGGCGCCCCGAAATGCATTGTCCTGCACTAAAACGTAATACTTGGCTAGAAAAAAAACTGAATGAGGAGGACGAGGCTTATATTTACACTTTTTGTGTGGGGGTATTTTAG
- a CDS encoding MBL fold metallo-hydrolase: MKKVKLYLNYAGYCVAKESEVIQGGKSENVQFNALWGLIEHPDKGWILYDTGYTRRFHQATGWFPNKIYALLSPVVIREQDEVKAQLQQAGIAPEDIKHIIITHFHADHVGGLKDFPNATFYASRQALDYTLSLSAWTAFSKGVLKDLLPKNLKQRTVLIDETCEKMTDPIFGHKYDLFGDDSLYIYELPGHAAGQIGVMLETKQRPYFLVADACWIKRSYEEVIPPNPIVVLFFHSWFDFKRTLQKMHDYHVANPQTLLVPTHCAATTDALVQDKLAMNVL, encoded by the coding sequence ATGAAAAAAGTAAAACTATACCTCAACTATGCCGGATATTGCGTAGCAAAAGAAAGCGAAGTAATACAAGGTGGCAAAAGCGAAAATGTGCAGTTCAACGCTCTATGGGGGCTGATAGAACACCCCGACAAGGGCTGGATTTTGTATGATACAGGTTACACCCGCAGGTTTCACCAAGCCACGGGCTGGTTTCCTAACAAGATATACGCTTTGCTAAGCCCAGTGGTGATCAGAGAACAAGACGAGGTAAAAGCCCAGCTCCAGCAGGCAGGCATTGCCCCTGAAGACATTAAACACATCATTATTACTCATTTTCATGCCGACCATGTGGGCGGGCTGAAAGATTTTCCGAATGCTACTTTTTACGCTTCGCGCCAAGCGCTCGACTATACCTTGAGTTTATCGGCATGGACTGCTTTTAGCAAAGGGGTACTCAAAGATTTGTTGCCCAAAAACCTGAAGCAACGCACAGTATTGATTGACGAAACCTGCGAGAAAATGACTGACCCTATTTTTGGGCATAAGTACGACTTGTTTGGCGACGATAGCCTGTATATTTATGAGCTACCAGGACACGCTGCCGGGCAGATTGGGGTGATGTTAGAAACCAAACAAAGACCTTATTTTTTGGTGGCAGACGCTTGCTGGATCAAACGCTCTTACGAGGAGGTCATTCCTCCCAACCCTATAGTAGTGTTGTTTTTTCACTCGTGGTTCGATTTTAAACGCACCTTACAAAAAATGCACGATTACCACGTGGCAAACCCCCAGACTTTGTTGGTTCCTACGCACTGTGCAGCCACTACCGATGCTTTGGTGCAAGATAAGTTAGCGATGAATGTTCTTTAA
- a CDS encoding YciI family protein, with amino-acid sequence MFIVSLTYKVPLEQVEPHLAAHIAYLDEQYALGNFHASGRKVPRTGGIILSKMKDKAALLKILAEDPFQKHQLVDCEVTEFVPSKTCDELNFMQEA; translated from the coding sequence ATGTTTATTGTATCATTGACTTATAAAGTACCTTTAGAACAAGTAGAACCACATTTGGCGGCGCACATTGCTTACCTAGACGAACAATATGCTTTGGGCAATTTTCACGCATCGGGACGTAAGGTACCCCGCACGGGTGGCATTATTTTATCAAAAATGAAAGATAAAGCGGCTTTATTGAAAATACTTGCCGAAGATCCCTTTCAAAAACACCAATTGGTCGATTGCGAAGTAACGGAGTTTGTACCCAGTAAAACCTGTGATGAACTGAATTTTATGCAAGAAGCTTAG
- a CDS encoding 3-oxoacyl-[acyl-carrier-protein] synthase III C-terminal domain-containing protein, with the protein MSKTTKTKPIRIVAMGKYLPQAMSSEALEKKHSLPAGWAMKYSGVQNRHVASQESNGWMGARAAEEALQKAGMTLHDIDMLISGGGTYDYPIPNQASVIKAEMKDGNACHTPAIDIDSTCLSFVTALDFAAKILDGKAYKNILIVSSEIASKGINPTNWETLTLFGDGAAATVVSYAPEQASCYIKGMQRTYSEGVYHTLIEGGGNRKFFKDYPYDPELHSFQMKGKQLLKLTKRLLPDFMEVFFADTDYALATVDAIVPHQASKLGAALFQRLFDFASGQVKTTLAHYGNCIAASIPLTLMAAIDEGSIQRGDICLLAGTSAGFAIGGVLLRY; encoded by the coding sequence ATGAGCAAAACGACCAAAACTAAACCTATCAGAATAGTAGCAATGGGCAAGTATTTGCCACAAGCGATGAGTTCGGAGGCTTTAGAAAAAAAACACAGCTTGCCCGCTGGCTGGGCAATGAAATATTCGGGGGTGCAAAACCGCCATGTGGCAAGTCAAGAGTCTAATGGCTGGATGGGTGCACGGGCGGCAGAAGAAGCTTTGCAAAAGGCCGGAATGACTTTGCACGACATAGATATGCTCATTTCGGGTGGGGGCACCTACGACTATCCCATTCCTAACCAAGCCAGTGTGATAAAAGCAGAAATGAAGGACGGTAACGCTTGCCACACCCCCGCTATAGACATTGACAGTACTTGCTTGAGTTTTGTCACTGCACTTGATTTTGCCGCCAAAATACTAGACGGAAAAGCCTATAAAAACATACTCATTGTAAGTAGCGAGATTGCCTCTAAGGGCATCAATCCTACCAACTGGGAAACCCTGACCCTGTTTGGCGATGGGGCAGCAGCGACGGTGGTGAGCTACGCCCCTGAACAAGCCTCTTGCTATATCAAGGGAATGCAACGCACTTATTCTGAAGGGGTGTATCATACCTTGATTGAAGGAGGGGGCAATCGTAAGTTTTTCAAAGACTACCCGTACGACCCTGAGCTACATTCGTTCCAAATGAAGGGCAAACAATTGCTCAAACTTACCAAACGTCTGTTGCCTGATTTTATGGAGGTTTTTTTTGCCGACACAGACTATGCCCTTGCTACAGTAGACGCTATAGTGCCTCATCAGGCGTCTAAACTGGGGGCGGCACTCTTCCAACGCTTATTTGACTTTGCTTCTGGGCAGGTAAAAACTACCTTGGCACACTATGGCAATTGTATTGCGGCTTCTATTCCGCTTACGCTCATGGCAGCTATAGACGAGGGTAGCATTCAACGGGGCGATATTTGTTTATTGGCGGGTACTTCGGCGGGCTTTGCCATTGGTGGGGTGTTGTTGAGGTATTGA
- a CDS encoding DUF6155 family protein produces MLDFLNHIKTQSEEQLRAELKELYSSFEVVRGYYAIKLKPDILDQKLLDKYTTQITQAIYPNERMQGGLNLDKVKHIIEQLSSDTTVKYYIEVALHAIEECTGMANEYGGDFGDDFYIYFEELFGDVIQMIVQHNLQNDYRARLIDVKNSATEAYGHYDQLNDVYAQYIGE; encoded by the coding sequence ATGCTAGACTTTCTAAATCACATTAAAACACAAAGCGAAGAACAGCTAAGAGCTGAGTTAAAAGAGCTATACTCTAGTTTTGAAGTAGTAAGAGGCTACTATGCCATCAAGCTTAAGCCTGATATACTTGACCAAAAACTGTTAGACAAATACACCACCCAAATTACTCAAGCTATCTACCCCAATGAAAGAATGCAAGGGGGATTAAACCTAGACAAAGTAAAGCATATTATTGAACAATTGAGTAGCGATACAACTGTAAAGTATTATATAGAAGTAGCCTTGCATGCCATAGAAGAGTGTACCGGTATGGCAAATGAATATGGGGGTGACTTTGGCGATGATTTTTATATTTACTTTGAGGAACTATTTGGTGACGTGATTCAAATGATTGTTCAGCACAACTTACAGAATGACTATAGAGCGCGGCTTATAGATGTCAAAAACTCAGCTACTGAGGCTTATGGGCATTACGACCAACTCAATGATGTGTATGCGCAATACATAGGGGAATAA
- a CDS encoding NAD-dependent epimerase/dehydratase family protein, which yields MKILLTGATGFLGFRTLEVLVQLPEVSQVIATGRTLKPSHTVEHPKVRYVLGDLTHQEFVQSIAAQAEYIVHAAALSSPWGSYASFEAANLITQQHLIKAALEHRIKRFVFISTPSMYFTGNDRFDIKESDPLPRQMVNAYSQTKRLAEVELEQSGIAYVTLRPRALIGRGDTVIMPRIIRAQQEGRLKVIGNGKNIVDLTSVANVADAIVLALTTQTGLNETYNITNGEPVKLWEKIAMVLQLLGKEVPTAQVPYWVVWAAAGAMELSAKLTGGKEPVLTKYGVGVLAKSMTMNISKAQKLLGYSPKVSTDEAIREFVEWFV from the coding sequence ATGAAAATACTACTTACTGGTGCTACAGGTTTTTTGGGATTTCGTACCCTCGAAGTGCTCGTTCAATTGCCTGAAGTAAGTCAGGTGATAGCCACAGGGCGCACCCTCAAGCCCAGCCATACTGTAGAGCACCCCAAAGTGCGCTATGTTTTGGGAGATTTAACTCACCAGGAGTTTGTACAAAGCATAGCGGCACAAGCCGAGTATATTGTGCACGCAGCCGCCCTTTCGTCGCCGTGGGGCAGTTACGCCAGCTTTGAGGCAGCCAATCTCATTACCCAACAACATTTGATAAAAGCCGCCCTAGAACACCGCATCAAACGCTTTGTCTTTATCTCTACTCCCTCGATGTATTTCACGGGCAACGATCGGTTCGACATTAAAGAAAGCGACCCACTGCCCCGCCAAATGGTGAATGCCTACAGCCAAACCAAACGACTTGCTGAGGTTGAACTAGAGCAATCGGGCATTGCTTACGTAACCTTGCGCCCCCGTGCCTTGATAGGCAGAGGCGATACGGTGATTATGCCACGCATCATCAGGGCACAACAAGAAGGCAGGCTTAAAGTGATAGGAAATGGCAAAAATATAGTAGATTTGACTTCGGTGGCCAATGTGGCAGATGCTATCGTACTGGCGTTGACTACTCAAACAGGGCTCAACGAAACTTATAACATTACGAACGGCGAACCCGTAAAACTTTGGGAGAAAATAGCAATGGTACTACAGCTGCTGGGCAAAGAAGTGCCCACTGCCCAAGTACCGTATTGGGTGGTATGGGCAGCTGCGGGGGCAATGGAACTTTCGGCAAAACTGACGGGAGGCAAAGAACCTGTCCTTACTAAATACGGAGTGGGGGTACTTGCCAAGTCTATGACTATGAACATATCGAAGGCACAAAAGCTATTGGGCTACAGCCCCAAAGTAAGCACCGACGAGGCAATTAGGGAGTTTGTGGAGTGGTTTGTTTAA
- a CDS encoding glycosyltransferase family 2 protein, producing the protein MQNFLIILFWLGIALVVYTYVGYGVVIGVLVKLKNALKPEAPLPPLTDFPTVAFVIAAYNEEDYIRDKVANSLKLDYPADKLDIIFVTDGSSDQTPHILREYEAQGIRVLHEDARRGKIHAMHRAMGFVEADIAIFSDANTDLNPEALQEIVKHYQNPKVGAVAGEKRIKVLEKDAANGAGEGIYWKYESWLKKMDSAFYSVVGAAGELFSVRTKLYEQVPANALLDDFMLSMRIAQKGYRVKYEPQAQAWETPSSSVKEEFKRKIRICAGGIQSILWLLPLLNIFKYGWLSFQYVSHRVLRWTLTPLSLLAVFTLNVWLALFQLPFYQVMLGLQVLFYLTALLGWWLQTKKIKLKALFVPYYFVVMNLSVFLGFFRFIKGQQSVAWEKAARRKE; encoded by the coding sequence ATGCAAAACTTTCTGATCATATTATTTTGGCTGGGCATTGCCCTGGTAGTGTATACTTATGTAGGCTATGGGGTGGTGATAGGCGTTTTGGTAAAACTCAAAAATGCGCTCAAGCCAGAGGCACCTTTGCCCCCACTGACTGATTTTCCGACGGTGGCGTTTGTCATTGCCGCTTACAACGAAGAAGACTACATTCGCGACAAGGTGGCCAACTCGCTAAAACTGGATTACCCTGCCGACAAACTCGATATTATTTTTGTAACGGATGGGTCAAGCGACCAAACGCCTCATATTTTGCGCGAATATGAAGCTCAGGGCATTAGGGTGCTACACGAAGATGCCCGTCGTGGAAAGATTCATGCCATGCACCGCGCCATGGGTTTTGTAGAAGCCGATATTGCCATTTTTTCGGATGCCAACACTGATCTCAACCCCGAAGCCTTACAAGAGATTGTAAAACACTACCAAAATCCTAAAGTGGGCGCAGTAGCAGGTGAAAAACGCATCAAGGTGTTAGAAAAAGACGCCGCCAACGGTGCCGGAGAGGGCATTTACTGGAAGTATGAGTCATGGCTCAAAAAAATGGATTCGGCTTTTTATTCGGTAGTAGGTGCCGCAGGCGAACTTTTTTCGGTACGTACCAAGCTCTACGAACAAGTACCTGCCAACGCCCTTCTGGATGATTTTATGCTCTCGATGCGCATTGCCCAAAAGGGCTACCGAGTAAAATACGAACCACAAGCTCAAGCCTGGGAAACCCCTTCAAGCTCGGTGAAAGAAGAGTTTAAACGAAAAATCAGAATTTGCGCAGGAGGCATTCAGTCTATTTTATGGTTGCTGCCCCTGCTCAATATTTTCAAATACGGTTGGCTAAGCTTCCAATACGTATCGCATCGGGTATTGCGCTGGACGCTTACGCCATTGTCGTTGTTGGCGGTATTTACCCTCAATGTATGGCTTGCCCTGTTTCAATTGCCTTTTTATCAGGTAATGCTAGGACTACAGGTACTGTTTTACCTCACGGCGTTGCTGGGTTGGTGGCTGCAAACCAAAAAGATTAAGCTCAAAGCCTTGTTTGTTCCTTATTATTTTGTGGTGATGAACCTATCAGTGTTTTTAGGCTTTTTTCGCTTCATCAAAGGACAACAAAGTGTAGCCTGGGAAAAGGCAGCACGGAGGAAGGAATAG
- a CDS encoding RNA polymerase sigma factor has protein sequence MDLELETTFLEGVERNKQKILRICSVYARDDEDKKDLFQEILINIWKAMPSFKAKSSLDTWMYRITLNICLSTQTKLTKKKKHFVNMDSITLSRYEEPPITKEESQRLIFLRSCIKMMNEADKGMITLYLEELAYKEIADVTGLTENHVAVRIMRIKKKLLNCINERS, from the coding sequence ATGGATTTAGAACTCGAAACTACCTTTTTAGAGGGGGTGGAACGAAACAAGCAAAAGATACTTCGTATTTGCTCTGTATATGCCAGAGACGACGAAGATAAGAAAGACCTTTTTCAGGAAATTTTGATCAATATCTGGAAAGCAATGCCTTCGTTTAAGGCCAAAAGTTCGCTCGATACTTGGATGTATAGAATCACCCTGAACATTTGCCTAAGCACCCAAACCAAGCTGACCAAAAAGAAAAAGCACTTTGTAAATATGGATAGTATTACACTGTCACGGTATGAGGAGCCACCCATCACCAAGGAGGAAAGCCAGCGGTTGATATTTTTGCGGAGTTGTATCAAAATGATGAACGAGGCAGATAAGGGGATGATCACGCTTTACCTGGAAGAACTGGCATATAAAGAGATCGCAGATGTTACAGGGTTAACCGAAAACCATGTAGCGGTTAGAATTATGCGAATCAAAAAGAAATTGTTAAACTGCATAAACGAAAGATCATGA